TTCAGTTATGTGAGACGGTGGTACCATTTGCTGCTCCCTGAGACACAACGTACTTACTTTTCATGTTGACGTATACAGATTACACAGTTCACAAGTTTCTGCTCAGAAGCTGTTACTATTCGCAAAATGCATTGCCTTTTTGGCGCAAAGTTATTTCTTACTTGCATGAACTCAAATTAAATTAATGGTTGCTTTTTTTAACTTTGTTGTCATGTGACGTTGATAGAAGTTTATTTGTTGCACAGAGGATGCTCAGCTTTCTCCACTATTACGCCTTGGAGCTGGAGCCTGTGCTGGTATCATAGCCATGTCTGCTACTTACCCGATGGATATGGTTAGGGGTAGAATCACCGTTCAGGTACTGCATGGTTTTTATTGCTACTTTGAACTTCCTACTATATTTCATTTGCTATTTTGCTGACTGTGACCACACATCTGCAGACAGACAAGTCTCCCTACCAGTACCGTGGTATGTTTCATGCACTGGGCACAGTTTACCGCGAGGAAGGCTTTCGTGCTTTGTACAGAGGGTGGCTTCCATCTGTAATCGGAGTTGTAGGTTACTTGAAACTGTGTTACCCTTTACTTTTCGCATTCATTGCTGTGTACTTACCACTTTATGCTTTGTCATATTCATGAAGGTTCCGTATGTTGGCCTCAACTTTGCTGTTTACGAGTCTCTCAAGGACTGGCTGCTCCAGACAAATCCTTTTGGGCTTGCAAATGATAACGAGCTGCATGTAGTTACAAGGCTTGGGTGTGGAGCTGTGGCTGGAACTATTGGCCAGACTGTTGCGTACCCTCTTGATGTCATCAGAAGAAGAATGCAGATGGTCGGCTGGAGCCATGCTGACTCTATTGTTACTGGACAAAGCAAAGAAGCACTCCAGTACAATGGTATGATTGATGCATTTAGGAAAACTGTTCGTCATGAAGGTGTAGGTGCTCTGTACAAGGGTCTTGTGCCAAATTCAGTGAAGGTAAATCTTTCAAATGTACACTTCAAATTTCTATATGCTTTCAAATTTTGCATGATGTTTGACAACTCTGAGGACTGCTGTTACTAATATTCAATCCTTGTTTGGTCATTTTCAGGTGGTGCCCTCGATTGCCATTGCATTTGTCACTTACGAGGttgtgaaggatgtgctaggaGTAGAGATGAGGATATCAGACTGAGGGGATTGGATTAGCGCTGGGTGTTATCGACTGCTATTTTTGTAGGTGTTGGAGTTCTGTTTTTGTAGGCAGGGCGGGTAGAAGGATATGACTGCGGCTCCATTCAGCATCAGGCCCTCTCAGCCCATGTTGATATATCCTGCTACTGGCTTCAGGTCCTAAATTGTTGCTAGATCGTGGAAAATTAATAAGTTGGCTGTAAAGCTTTGAAGCATTTGCCTAACTCATAAAAAGTTTATTCCTTGTTGATGTATCGAGATTGAACTTAAAAGCGGTATTGCTTGCTGCTAATAGTTGATTCTAATGATTTTCCTTTGCCTCCGTAGTGTTTTATGTGGTTGCCGATGACAGTTGTGATAATCCTCGTGACAATTCACTCGGTTTCTTTTTTCTGGTGACAGCATTCCGCTTGCTTTACCGTACTTGTCAGTGTGATAATCCTAGTGACAATCCTCGTTACTGTGTTTACTGGTTTGATCGTCTGTTTAATTTCTGAACGTGATCCGAGAAATGCCGCAGTAAACGTTAGCGTTGATTTCTATGCAAACGTGTTGACAAAATCATGGGTCTATTGGACAAAAATGTCATCGAAATACAACAGCGCCGATCCTGCATTCTTATTGCTTATGCTAGTTCGGAGTCTGAAGCGTGACCCCCGCCGGAACCAGGAACGCGCCGCCGGCTGGACGGTACCACGGCAGAATTCAGATTGCCGTCGGATTTGATCCTCTGCGTTCGCCTGATGACCTGCGGCTGCCTAACCACACCCATCGACTTGGACTTCTGCGGCGTCCCTGCAACGCCATTCTCATACATAGCAAATAGCATCATCGTACAAACCAGCAGCACCGGACATGGAGCTGGAGCTCTCAACGACGACAGGAGCAACATGGACAGAGAGCTTGCCTGCTAGCCTGGAGGTGTTCTTGCGATCCACCTTCCTCGGCGAcgccctgctgctgctccggtcTGACAGAGACCGCGCCGTGCTGCGGCTCGACATGGACATCGCTTCCGTGTCCGACAGCACCGCGCCGAGGCTGCTGCCGTTCTCGTCCCCGCACAGCGAGTTGCCGTCGCTGCTGGAGTCGGAGGCCTTGTCCCTGCCGATGTGCAGGATCGCCGCCCTGGTCCTCTCCTTCTCCACGACCCTGTACGCGAACATCTGGAACGGCACGTCGGAGACGCGCGGCGCCGCGTTCCCGGCCTGCCACGCCGGGAACCTCCGCAGCAGGTTCGCCTCGATGTCCAGGTAGTCCACCggcggcacgggcggcggcgcgtcgggcTGCGCCTGCGGGTCCGCCGGGTTCAGGACCAGGAACCGCTTCACGTAGCGGAGGACGCGGCAGATGGACGCGAACGCCGGCCGCTGCGCCGGGTCGCCGTGCCAGCACCGCTTGGTGAGGTTGGTCAGGTACTTGGGCGCCTGGAACGGGAACAgcggccgctcgccggcgcggatGTTCTTGCTCATGTGCTCGCCCTGCAGGTGGTTGTCCTCGAACGGGATCTTGCCGGTCAGGAGCTCGAAGCAGATCATGGCGAAGCTGTACACGTCCGCCTTCTCGCTGCACTTGGCGGCCTCCTGCTCCAGCACCTCCGGCGCGTACCAGATGCAGggattggcggcggcggcggcgttgttgGCGTTTGCATTGGCCAGCGCTCTCGGGCTCGGCCTGGGGCTGGCCACGGTCACCGTGGATGGCCCGAACCCGGCGACCTTGACGTGCAGGTGCGCGTCGGCGTGCCGCGTCTTGATGAGAACGTTGGACGGGTTGAGGTCCCCGTGGTAGATCTTCTTGGAGTGGAGGTACTCCATGCCGCGCGCGATCTGCAGCATGGCGTCGACGACGACCACGAGCGGGAACGGTATCCGACGCTTGGCGCTGTTCACCTCCTTGATGTGGGAGGCCAGGTCCTTGGTCATGAGCTCATCCATGAGGAGGAAGAACTCCCTCTTGTCCTCGTCGTGGAAGCAGTACCGGCAGTGCGCCACGTTCGGGTGCGCCACCAAGGTGAGCAGCGCGACCTCGGCGCccacggcgtcggcgtcggcgccgacgAAGTGCTTCACCGCGAAGGTCTCCCCCATCCACTGCACCTCCTTGAGGTTGCCCACGAGGCGCCTCCGAACGTGGAAGTCGCCGTGCAGGAGCAGGGACGCCGGGTGCACCTTCCCCCGCGGCGAGGTCAGGAGGTCGGAGAGCCGGTGCTCGTTCCGCGTCAACGGCTCCGGAGACGCCGGGCTCTTCCGTTCCTCGAGGAGCTGGGACAGGTGCCACCTGTCCTCCTTCCACGCCGCGTCCATCCTGGCGGCGAGCTCACGCGTGGCCAGGTACCGCCCGCCGAGCCTCTGCCGGAACAGCCTGGGCTCGAGCATGTCCCTGTCGTAGTCCTTGgcgagcagcagccgccgccgggcgaGCTCGTCCGGATCCGACCCGGTCGCCTCCGAGACGGCCTCGACGGCCTCGATCACGACGGCGACGCTCCAGAGCAGGCTGTGCAGGTGCTGCTCGACGCAGTCGGCGCCGTGcgtgagcgcggcggcgcgcgcccacCAGCTGTCGCGCGGCTCGAGGCAGTGGCGGACGTAGGCCTCGGCGTCGCGGACGGCGCGGTGGAGCTCCCGCAGCGGGCCCTCCAGCGGCTTCCACTTGACCAGGCGCTCGTGGAAGCGGAGGTAGGCGCGCacctcggcggcgacggcggcgaaggcgagCGCGCAGGCGTCGGCGAGGAGGCAGCACTGGCGCGGGTTGATCCGGAGGTCGTCGGCGAAGGCCATGAGCGCGTTGACGCTGCCGAGGGCCTCGCCCACCTGGCGGAGCTGCTCCATGGGTCGGCTCGGCGATCCTCAATCGGTGCTCATCCTCTGGGCCTCCCCCCGGTTTCGGCGcctggagggagaggaggaatgGAAGGATGGTTTGCCAAGAATGGACGCGCACCCCCTCTGCTTCCTTGCAGCTCTCCTCCAAGCGTGCCTCTGCTCGTCGGGCAGCACCGCAGCATGGGCGGACCCGTCCCCTCCACTCCAACGAGACCGCGTCGCTCGCTTGGTGCCGCTCATCGCTTCCGCCATTGGCGCGCCATCCGCTGCAAACAAAATGGTGCGTACCGAGGCCCGAGAGCCCAGAAGGAGACGAAATACAATTGGGCCTTGGACCATGGAATTCCTTGAACTAGCTACAGGCGTCTCGGGCCTGCTCTCCAACTTTTTTTAGGTTTGGTTACAATCTTGTGGCCTGATAAAGAATCGAGATTGAAAAGAAGTACTTCCTCCATTCTAAAAAAATGTAAATATCAGTTTTTCATAAGTCAAATAATTTCAAGTTTGATccaatttatacaaaatagtatTAGCATTAATATATAATATAAGTATCTATAGATTAATTatgtaatatatttctatactacATCTAATCGGAGATACAAATattagtaatttttttataatttttgtcAAAATTCAAATTGTCTTACTCATCGGGAAACAAGATTTATATTCTTTTTGGGATGAGGGGGTATTCATTAGACGTGTGTGCGCGCATGCGATGTCCCAATAATTCAGAGGCGCGCAATAAAATACATGCTTATAATCTATGTATTGGTACTCTTTtggagttggatcttatttatACCTAGTCTAGTTCGTAAACTTGAACTCCAataataattaaattgattcTATTTTAATAAAAACTCAATATAGTACAACCATTTGATGGCTTGGCTAACTGGGGGTGTTCTCGCCAAgggtttttttaccgaccgttTGGTCGAAACCGCTGCACCagttccggtttaccggtccggtttgtcCGATTACCGTAAAAACCGGACaaagtcaaattcaaattcaaattggaCAGTTCAAACGGTTTGGACCGGTTAGCCGTCCGGTTTGGCACTcaaaccggccaaattcaattttttttctttttggtttaaattcaaatgcccgcaaagtatactaaatgaaggtttgtataacatgttttagcctaaatgaaccctccaactcttttttagtacttttacattaatacaatgtataatatgttttacattgtatttgtatacttttgtatgcacatttttttttgtttaacttcaaatgctcgcaaagtatactaaatgaatgaatatttgaaaaaatttgacaccattagatttgtcgcaacttgaaatatttttagtaattttttgagatttttttattttttagaattcaaatttgaaatttgaatttgggcctgTTTGGAATCGCTCCAATCTGAAACCGGtccagaccggtttgaccggcgTTAACCGGACCTTTTCCGGTCGGGAAAAAAATCGCTGACTACTTCTCGCACGGTCCTGTGGTGCTTAGGCTGACCTCAACAGTCCCCCACCCGTCGCcccgtcgcccccccccccccccccccacgtggCCCAGCCCTCCGCCCACGTGGCCCAGCATCGATgcggccgcgtccgccgcccccgcccacgTGGCCCAGCCACGTCTGCCTCCGCCACACGCCACAGGGGCTGCTGAGGTCAGACTTAGGCTATCTCCACCCCATCCCCTCTAAATTTCAACTCTAAAAGGAATATTCTTGCCTAGTCATCGAGATTTTTCCCTCCATACCAACTTCTCCCGCACTCCATCAACTCTACATTTCTACTCCATACCCCACTACTCAATATTCTATACATTTGTATCAACCACCCCACCTCTCCGTCCAGGTGCGCGTGCGGCATGGCACCATTCGCAGGGCCCACGCCAGGGCAGTGGAGGTGTCTTTCTCTCACTCCAAGCGTGGAGGTGTCCATTCTCTCTCCCCACCATGGAGTTCATCGTAGAGGTGTGGGCTGCAGCGTTTTCCACTCCAAATAACAGCTCTAAACGGGTGGGGGAGTGGTGGAGGTGTGGGGTGCGGATAGTCTAGGCGGCGCCTTTACCCCGCTTGTTTGGCAGAGAGCGTGCATGCACATCTTGTCGGGCTAGAGCATTTAATGCCTTCTCGGGCGTTCCCGAGGGGCTTACAATGTCAGACACTGCCGTGGGTTGGCACAGGTCTCCCCTACCTAGCGGCGCGGCGTGGATTGGGAGAGCGCCATGTGTCTACCGTTGGCCAGTCTACCCTTTACATTGTCTGCCTATCTAGCGGGCGCCGGCGGTCGTGCCTCCGGGCTGGTTCGCTTGTCAAAGACTAGGAAATTCTTGATTTAGGCCCCATGAGGATCCGTCTTTGAGGTACCCGTGATATTTAATTCTGTCAAAAAGTAttaataaaaaatttataatacATTTTCTAGCCTATAGCATCATATTATaaattatttgcaaaatttgtaCTTAAAATTGCACTTGTATGAGGAGAAATTCCTAAAACCATCATGCGCCACGCCACTTCATGCTGTTTGGGATTCTCACCTCTAatcacatcacatcacatcGCAATACGAAAAAATCGGAATAAAGGCTACCCGGAGAGTAGAGACTATAGGCGCTCACAATCACACGCTCCCATCACAAGAGTGCAGAGCTCAACAACCAGACACGCCTGAGGCGGAAACTGGAACAGCAAGGTGGGAATTGGGATGCGGACTGCCTGCCTCATCACTGTCTGAGAACCCTGCACCTTCTGTGATCCGCAATGAGCCAGGTTCACTAAAAAATCTGCACTACCGTATAAACGAAAACCGCTTTGCCACAGGATTTGGTACCGTATTTGTTTGACTAGAATGCGCACCGGACGTCCAGATCATGCGTGATCAGTGCACAAGTTCATCccgtcctcctcttcttctgctGCTACTCTCTCTTTTTTATGCCGGTAACCACACATCAACTCGCACACGGTTTCTCTGCAACTCATGTTCGTTCTAAATTCTAACGCCAACTTCAGCAAGGGAAAAGAGTGGCGTACATCTGTTGCCTTTTCCCCCTCTCTAAAACATGCTAAAGGCTCTTAACAAAGTAGCAAATCCTGTCTGAAGCGATCATTGTATACTAATGATAATTTTAATTTTGCAGCATCATACACATA
The nucleotide sequence above comes from Panicum virgatum strain AP13 chromosome 3K, P.virgatum_v5, whole genome shotgun sequence. Encoded proteins:
- the LOC120697701 gene encoding mitochondrial adenine nucleotide transporter ADNT1-like: MASEDVVGKSRGDTAVTTIVNLAEEAKLAREGVKGPGHQVLTICKSLVAGGVAGGVSRTAVAPLERLKILLQVQNPHSIKYNGTIQGLKYIWRTEGLRGLFKGNGTNCARIVPNSAVKFFSYEQASKGILWAYRQQTGDEDAQLSPLLRLGAGACAGIIAMSATYPMDMVRGRITVQTDKSPYQYRGMFHALGTVYREEGFRALYRGWLPSVIGVVPYVGLNFAVYESLKDWLLQTNPFGLANDNELHVVTRLGCGAVAGTIGQTVAYPLDVIRRRMQMVGWSHADSIVTGQSKEALQYNGMIDAFRKTVRHEGVGALYKGLVPNSVKVVPSIAIAFVTYEVVKDVLGVEMRISD
- the LOC120697702 gene encoding mitogen-activated protein kinase kinase kinase 7-like, with the protein product MEQLRQVGEALGSVNALMAFADDLRINPRQCCLLADACALAFAAVAAEVRAYLRFHERLVKWKPLEGPLRELHRAVRDAEAYVRHCLEPRDSWWARAAALTHGADCVEQHLHSLLWSVAVVIEAVEAVSEATGSDPDELARRRLLLAKDYDRDMLEPRLFRQRLGGRYLATRELAARMDAAWKEDRWHLSQLLEERKSPASPEPLTRNEHRLSDLLTSPRGKVHPASLLLHGDFHVRRRLVGNLKEVQWMGETFAVKHFVGADADAVGAEVALLTLVAHPNVAHCRYCFHDEDKREFFLLMDELMTKDLASHIKEVNSAKRRIPFPLVVVVDAMLQIARGMEYLHSKKIYHGDLNPSNVLIKTRHADAHLHVKVAGFGPSTVTVASPRPSPRALANANANNAAAAANPCIWYAPEVLEQEAAKCSEKADVYSFAMICFELLTGKIPFEDNHLQGEHMSKNIRAGERPLFPFQAPKYLTNLTKRCWHGDPAQRPAFASICRVLRYVKRFLVLNPADPQAQPDAPPPVPPVDYLDIEANLLRRFPAWQAGNAAPRVSDVPFQMFAYRVVEKERTRAAILHIGRDKASDSSSDGNSLCGDENGSSLGAVLSDTEAMSMSSRSTARSLSDRSSSRASPRKVDRKNTSRLAGKLSVHVAPVVVESSSSMSGAAGTPQKSKSMGVVRQPQVIRRTQRIKSDGNLNSAVVPSSRRRVPGSGGGHASDSELA